The following are encoded in a window of Sminthopsis crassicaudata isolate SCR6 chromosome 3, ASM4859323v1, whole genome shotgun sequence genomic DNA:
- the DNAJB2 gene encoding dnaJ homolog subfamily B member 2 isoform X4 — translation MASYYEILDVPSNASPDDIKKAYRKKALQWHPDKNPDNKEFAEQKFKEVAEAYEVLSDERKRNLYDRYGKDGLSGAAAGSESPWAGSGGFTFTFRNPEDVFREFFGSQDPFADFFDDLGPGHGMLHARAFFGFGSPFSGHPAFASAFSFSPGAHSLRSVTTSTAFVDGHRVTTRRIRENGEERVEVEEDGQLKSVLVNGIPDDLALGLELSRREQLQLTRQFPGPLPKPFHAVTLSDSEPSDEDEDMQLAMAYSLSEKEESEKKKKEAAVDKKEAAAAAMDKKEAAAAAVDKKDAAAAAEKKEVASVEKKEAASVEKKKEATPVAGRMGTQQPHPNPGNRAQTTTAPAEKKVMGGRLAGQQPKTPDNRAAHGAGNRAQTPTAPAEKKATGGWRAGQWQKNPETRAQEAEKKSPGGRRGRPQQKSPETRSHESTEKKSPGFGAK, via the exons ATGGCATCCTACTACGAGATCCTGGATGTGCCTTCAAATGCCTCCCCTGATGACATCAAGAAGGC TTACAGAAAGAAGGCACTACAGTGGCATCCAGACAAGAATCCTGACAACAAGGAATTTGCAGAGCAGAAGTTTAAGGAAGTGGCAGAGGCCTATGAAGTGCTGTCTGATG agcgtAAACGGAACCTCTATGACCGCTATGGCAAAGATGGACTGTCTGGGGCTG CAGCAGGTTCAGAATCTCCATGGGCTGGATCTGGTGGATTCACCTTCACTTTTCGAAACCCTGAAGACGTCTTCAGGGAATTTTTTGGGAGCCAAGATCCTTTTGCTGACTTTTTTG ATGACCTGGGCCCTGGTCACGGCATGCTGCATGCCAGAGCCTTTTTTGGTTTTGGGTCTCCCTTCTCTGGCCACCCAG CCTTTGCTTCAGCCTTTTCCTTCAGTCCTGGGGCCCATTCCCTACGTTCTGTGACCACCTCTACAGCCTTTGTTGATGGCCATCGAGTCACAACTCGAAG AATCAGGGAGAATGGAGAGGAACGGGTGGAGGTTGAGGAGGATGGGCAGCTGAAGTCGGTCCTTGTCAATG GAATCCCCGATGACCTGGCTCTGGGGTTGGAACTGAGTCGCCGAGAGCAGCTGCAGCTGACCAGACAATTTCCTGGACCTCTGCCCAAGCCATTCCATGCCGTGACCCTCTCGGACAGTGAACCCTCCGATGAAGATGAGGACATGCAGCTGGCCATGGCCTATAGCCTGTCTGAGAAGGAGGAatcagagaagaagaagaaggaggcaGCAGTGGATAAGaaggaagcagcagcagcagcaatggaTAAGAAGgaggcggcagcagcagcagtggaTAAGAAGgacgcagcagcagcagcagagaaGAAGGAGGTAGCATCAGTGGAGAAGAAGGAGGCAGCATCagtggagaagaagaaggaggctACACCTGTAGCTGGGCGGATGGGCACTCAGCAGCCGCACCCGAATCCTGGGAACCGGGCCCAGACAACTACAGCTCCAGCTGAGAAGAAGGTCATGGGTGGGCGGTTGGCCGGCCAACAACCGAAGACTCCGGACAACCGGGCGGCCCATGGAGCTGGGAACCGGGCCCAGACGCCTACAGCTCCAGCTGAGAAGAAGGCCACAGGAGGCTGGCGGGCCGGCCAGTGGCAGAAAAATCCGGAGACCCGGGCCCAGGAGGCTGAGAAAAAGTCTCCAGGTGGCCGGCGGGGCCGTCCACAGCAGAAGAGCCCTGAGACCCGGTCCCATGAGTCCACTGAGAAAAAGTCTCCAG GCTTTGGTGCTAAATGA
- the DNAJB2 gene encoding dnaJ homolog subfamily B member 2 isoform X1, translating to MASYYEILDVPSNASPDDIKKAYRKKALQWHPDKNPDNKEFAEQKFKEVAEAYEVLSDERKRNLYDRYGKDGLSGAAAGSESPWAGSGGFTFTFRNPEDVFREFFGSQDPFADFFDDLGPGHGMLHARAFFGFGSPFSGHPAFASAFSFSPGAHSLRSVTTSTAFVDGHRVTTRRIRENGEERVEVEEDGQLKSVLVNGIPDDLALGLELSRREQLQLTRQFPGPLPKPFHAVTLSDSEPSDEDEDMQLAMAYSLSEKEESEKKKKEAAVDKKEAAAAAMDKKEAAAAAVDKKDAAAAAEKKEVASVEKKEAASVEKKKEATPVAGRMGTQQPHPNPGNRAQTTTAPAEKKVMGGRLAGQQPKTPDNRAAHGAGNRAQTPTAPAEKKATGGWRAGQWQKNPETRAQEAEKKSPGGRRGRPQQKSPETRSHESTEKKSPGGQRDHQWWGHPETWAQHPGVGVTQEGAQRVASQSSLASEDKASRCAIL from the exons ATGGCATCCTACTACGAGATCCTGGATGTGCCTTCAAATGCCTCCCCTGATGACATCAAGAAGGC TTACAGAAAGAAGGCACTACAGTGGCATCCAGACAAGAATCCTGACAACAAGGAATTTGCAGAGCAGAAGTTTAAGGAAGTGGCAGAGGCCTATGAAGTGCTGTCTGATG agcgtAAACGGAACCTCTATGACCGCTATGGCAAAGATGGACTGTCTGGGGCTG CAGCAGGTTCAGAATCTCCATGGGCTGGATCTGGTGGATTCACCTTCACTTTTCGAAACCCTGAAGACGTCTTCAGGGAATTTTTTGGGAGCCAAGATCCTTTTGCTGACTTTTTTG ATGACCTGGGCCCTGGTCACGGCATGCTGCATGCCAGAGCCTTTTTTGGTTTTGGGTCTCCCTTCTCTGGCCACCCAG CCTTTGCTTCAGCCTTTTCCTTCAGTCCTGGGGCCCATTCCCTACGTTCTGTGACCACCTCTACAGCCTTTGTTGATGGCCATCGAGTCACAACTCGAAG AATCAGGGAGAATGGAGAGGAACGGGTGGAGGTTGAGGAGGATGGGCAGCTGAAGTCGGTCCTTGTCAATG GAATCCCCGATGACCTGGCTCTGGGGTTGGAACTGAGTCGCCGAGAGCAGCTGCAGCTGACCAGACAATTTCCTGGACCTCTGCCCAAGCCATTCCATGCCGTGACCCTCTCGGACAGTGAACCCTCCGATGAAGATGAGGACATGCAGCTGGCCATGGCCTATAGCCTGTCTGAGAAGGAGGAatcagagaagaagaagaaggaggcaGCAGTGGATAAGaaggaagcagcagcagcagcaatggaTAAGAAGgaggcggcagcagcagcagtggaTAAGAAGgacgcagcagcagcagcagagaaGAAGGAGGTAGCATCAGTGGAGAAGAAGGAGGCAGCATCagtggagaagaagaaggaggctACACCTGTAGCTGGGCGGATGGGCACTCAGCAGCCGCACCCGAATCCTGGGAACCGGGCCCAGACAACTACAGCTCCAGCTGAGAAGAAGGTCATGGGTGGGCGGTTGGCCGGCCAACAACCGAAGACTCCGGACAACCGGGCGGCCCATGGAGCTGGGAACCGGGCCCAGACGCCTACAGCTCCAGCTGAGAAGAAGGCCACAGGAGGCTGGCGGGCCGGCCAGTGGCAGAAAAATCCGGAGACCCGGGCCCAGGAGGCTGAGAAAAAGTCTCCAGGTGGCCGGCGGGGCCGTCCACAGCAGAAGAGCCCTGAGACCCGGTCCCATGAGTCCACTGAGAAAAAGTCTCCAGGTGGGCAGCGGGACCATCAGTGGTGGGGACACCCTGAGACGTGGGCCCAGCATCCAGGGGTGGGGGTGACTCAAGAAGGGGCCCAGAGAGTGGCCAGCCAGTCCAGCCTGGCTTCTGAGGATAAGGCATCTCGCTGTGCCATCCTCTGA
- the DNAJB2 gene encoding dnaJ homolog subfamily B member 2 isoform X5 → MASYYEILDVPSNASPDDIKKAYRKKALQWHPDKNPDNKEFAEQKFKEVAEAYEVLSDERKRNLYDRYGKDGLSGAAGSESPWAGSGGFTFTFRNPEDVFREFFGSQDPFADFFDDLGPGHGMLHARAFFGFGSPFSGHPAFASAFSFSPGAHSLRSVTTSTAFVDGHRVTTRRIRENGEERVEVEEDGQLKSVLVNGIPDDLALGLELSRREQLQLTRQFPGPLPKPFHAVTLSDSEPSDEDEDMQLAMAYSLSEKEESEKKKKEAAVDKKEAAAAAMDKKEAAAAAVDKKDAAAAAEKKEVASVEKKEAASVEKKKEATPVAGRMGTQQPHPNPGNRAQTTTAPAEKKVMGGRLAGQQPKTPDNRAAHGAGNRAQTPTAPAEKKATGGWRAGQWQKNPETRAQEAEKKSPGGRRGRPQQKSPETRSHESTEKKSPGFGAK, encoded by the exons ATGGCATCCTACTACGAGATCCTGGATGTGCCTTCAAATGCCTCCCCTGATGACATCAAGAAGGC TTACAGAAAGAAGGCACTACAGTGGCATCCAGACAAGAATCCTGACAACAAGGAATTTGCAGAGCAGAAGTTTAAGGAAGTGGCAGAGGCCTATGAAGTGCTGTCTGATG agcgtAAACGGAACCTCTATGACCGCTATGGCAAAGATGGACTGTCTGGGGCTG CAGGTTCAGAATCTCCATGGGCTGGATCTGGTGGATTCACCTTCACTTTTCGAAACCCTGAAGACGTCTTCAGGGAATTTTTTGGGAGCCAAGATCCTTTTGCTGACTTTTTTG ATGACCTGGGCCCTGGTCACGGCATGCTGCATGCCAGAGCCTTTTTTGGTTTTGGGTCTCCCTTCTCTGGCCACCCAG CCTTTGCTTCAGCCTTTTCCTTCAGTCCTGGGGCCCATTCCCTACGTTCTGTGACCACCTCTACAGCCTTTGTTGATGGCCATCGAGTCACAACTCGAAG AATCAGGGAGAATGGAGAGGAACGGGTGGAGGTTGAGGAGGATGGGCAGCTGAAGTCGGTCCTTGTCAATG GAATCCCCGATGACCTGGCTCTGGGGTTGGAACTGAGTCGCCGAGAGCAGCTGCAGCTGACCAGACAATTTCCTGGACCTCTGCCCAAGCCATTCCATGCCGTGACCCTCTCGGACAGTGAACCCTCCGATGAAGATGAGGACATGCAGCTGGCCATGGCCTATAGCCTGTCTGAGAAGGAGGAatcagagaagaagaagaaggaggcaGCAGTGGATAAGaaggaagcagcagcagcagcaatggaTAAGAAGgaggcggcagcagcagcagtggaTAAGAAGgacgcagcagcagcagcagagaaGAAGGAGGTAGCATCAGTGGAGAAGAAGGAGGCAGCATCagtggagaagaagaaggaggctACACCTGTAGCTGGGCGGATGGGCACTCAGCAGCCGCACCCGAATCCTGGGAACCGGGCCCAGACAACTACAGCTCCAGCTGAGAAGAAGGTCATGGGTGGGCGGTTGGCCGGCCAACAACCGAAGACTCCGGACAACCGGGCGGCCCATGGAGCTGGGAACCGGGCCCAGACGCCTACAGCTCCAGCTGAGAAGAAGGCCACAGGAGGCTGGCGGGCCGGCCAGTGGCAGAAAAATCCGGAGACCCGGGCCCAGGAGGCTGAGAAAAAGTCTCCAGGTGGCCGGCGGGGCCGTCCACAGCAGAAGAGCCCTGAGACCCGGTCCCATGAGTCCACTGAGAAAAAGTCTCCAG GCTTTGGTGCTAAATGA
- the DNAJB2 gene encoding dnaJ homolog subfamily B member 2 isoform X3, translating into MASYYEILDVPSNASPDDIKKAYRKKALQWHPDKNPDNKEFAEQKFKEVAEAYEVLSDERKRNLYDRYGKDGLSGAAAGSESPWAGSGGFTFTFRNPEDVFREFFGSQDPFADFFDDLGPGHGMLHARAFFGFGSPFSGHPAFASAFSFSPGAHSLRSVTTSTAFVDGHRVTTRRIRENGEERVEVEEDGQLKSVLVNGIPDDLALGLELSRREQLQLTRQFPGPLPKPFHAVTLSDSEPSDEDEDMQLAMAYSLSEKEESEKKKKEAAVDKKEAAAAAMDKKEAAAAAVDKKDAAAAAEKKEVASVEKKEAASVEKKKEATPVAGRMGTQQPHPNPGNRAQTTTAPAEKKVMGGRLAGQQPKTPDNRAAHGAGNRAQTPTAPAEKKATGGWRAGQWQKNPETRAQEAEKKSPGGRRGRPQQKSPETRSHESTEKKSPVLKRPPHG; encoded by the exons ATGGCATCCTACTACGAGATCCTGGATGTGCCTTCAAATGCCTCCCCTGATGACATCAAGAAGGC TTACAGAAAGAAGGCACTACAGTGGCATCCAGACAAGAATCCTGACAACAAGGAATTTGCAGAGCAGAAGTTTAAGGAAGTGGCAGAGGCCTATGAAGTGCTGTCTGATG agcgtAAACGGAACCTCTATGACCGCTATGGCAAAGATGGACTGTCTGGGGCTG CAGCAGGTTCAGAATCTCCATGGGCTGGATCTGGTGGATTCACCTTCACTTTTCGAAACCCTGAAGACGTCTTCAGGGAATTTTTTGGGAGCCAAGATCCTTTTGCTGACTTTTTTG ATGACCTGGGCCCTGGTCACGGCATGCTGCATGCCAGAGCCTTTTTTGGTTTTGGGTCTCCCTTCTCTGGCCACCCAG CCTTTGCTTCAGCCTTTTCCTTCAGTCCTGGGGCCCATTCCCTACGTTCTGTGACCACCTCTACAGCCTTTGTTGATGGCCATCGAGTCACAACTCGAAG AATCAGGGAGAATGGAGAGGAACGGGTGGAGGTTGAGGAGGATGGGCAGCTGAAGTCGGTCCTTGTCAATG GAATCCCCGATGACCTGGCTCTGGGGTTGGAACTGAGTCGCCGAGAGCAGCTGCAGCTGACCAGACAATTTCCTGGACCTCTGCCCAAGCCATTCCATGCCGTGACCCTCTCGGACAGTGAACCCTCCGATGAAGATGAGGACATGCAGCTGGCCATGGCCTATAGCCTGTCTGAGAAGGAGGAatcagagaagaagaagaaggaggcaGCAGTGGATAAGaaggaagcagcagcagcagcaatggaTAAGAAGgaggcggcagcagcagcagtggaTAAGAAGgacgcagcagcagcagcagagaaGAAGGAGGTAGCATCAGTGGAGAAGAAGGAGGCAGCATCagtggagaagaagaaggaggctACACCTGTAGCTGGGCGGATGGGCACTCAGCAGCCGCACCCGAATCCTGGGAACCGGGCCCAGACAACTACAGCTCCAGCTGAGAAGAAGGTCATGGGTGGGCGGTTGGCCGGCCAACAACCGAAGACTCCGGACAACCGGGCGGCCCATGGAGCTGGGAACCGGGCCCAGACGCCTACAGCTCCAGCTGAGAAGAAGGCCACAGGAGGCTGGCGGGCCGGCCAGTGGCAGAAAAATCCGGAGACCCGGGCCCAGGAGGCTGAGAAAAAGTCTCCAGGTGGCCGGCGGGGCCGTCCACAGCAGAAGAGCCCTGAGACCCGGTCCCATGAGTCCACTGAGAAAAAGTCTCCAG TTCTAAAGCGTCCGCCACATGGGTGA
- the DNAJB2 gene encoding dnaJ homolog subfamily B member 2 isoform X6: protein MASYYEILDVPSNASPDDIKKAYRKKALQWHPDKNPDNKEFAEQKFKEVAEAYEVLSDERKRNLYDRYGKDGLSGAAAGSESPWAGSGGFTFTFRNPEDVFREFFGSQDPFADFFDDLGPGHGMLHARAFFGFGSPFSGHPAFASAFSFSPGAHSLRSVTTSTAFVDGHRVTTRRIRENGEERVEVEEDGQLKSVLVNGIPDDLALGLELSRREQLQLTRQFPGPLPKPFHAVTLSDSEPSDEDEDMQLAMAYSLSEKEESEKKKKEAAVDKKEAAAAAMDKKEAAAAAVDKKDAAAAAEKKEVASVEKKEAASVEKKKEATPVAGRMGTQQPHPNPGNRAQTTTAPAEKKVMGGRLAGQQPKTPDNRAAHGAGNRAQTPTAPAEKKATGGWRAGQWQKNPETRAQEAEKKSPGGRRGRPQQKSPETRSHESTEKKSPDVF, encoded by the exons ATGGCATCCTACTACGAGATCCTGGATGTGCCTTCAAATGCCTCCCCTGATGACATCAAGAAGGC TTACAGAAAGAAGGCACTACAGTGGCATCCAGACAAGAATCCTGACAACAAGGAATTTGCAGAGCAGAAGTTTAAGGAAGTGGCAGAGGCCTATGAAGTGCTGTCTGATG agcgtAAACGGAACCTCTATGACCGCTATGGCAAAGATGGACTGTCTGGGGCTG CAGCAGGTTCAGAATCTCCATGGGCTGGATCTGGTGGATTCACCTTCACTTTTCGAAACCCTGAAGACGTCTTCAGGGAATTTTTTGGGAGCCAAGATCCTTTTGCTGACTTTTTTG ATGACCTGGGCCCTGGTCACGGCATGCTGCATGCCAGAGCCTTTTTTGGTTTTGGGTCTCCCTTCTCTGGCCACCCAG CCTTTGCTTCAGCCTTTTCCTTCAGTCCTGGGGCCCATTCCCTACGTTCTGTGACCACCTCTACAGCCTTTGTTGATGGCCATCGAGTCACAACTCGAAG AATCAGGGAGAATGGAGAGGAACGGGTGGAGGTTGAGGAGGATGGGCAGCTGAAGTCGGTCCTTGTCAATG GAATCCCCGATGACCTGGCTCTGGGGTTGGAACTGAGTCGCCGAGAGCAGCTGCAGCTGACCAGACAATTTCCTGGACCTCTGCCCAAGCCATTCCATGCCGTGACCCTCTCGGACAGTGAACCCTCCGATGAAGATGAGGACATGCAGCTGGCCATGGCCTATAGCCTGTCTGAGAAGGAGGAatcagagaagaagaagaaggaggcaGCAGTGGATAAGaaggaagcagcagcagcagcaatggaTAAGAAGgaggcggcagcagcagcagtggaTAAGAAGgacgcagcagcagcagcagagaaGAAGGAGGTAGCATCAGTGGAGAAGAAGGAGGCAGCATCagtggagaagaagaaggaggctACACCTGTAGCTGGGCGGATGGGCACTCAGCAGCCGCACCCGAATCCTGGGAACCGGGCCCAGACAACTACAGCTCCAGCTGAGAAGAAGGTCATGGGTGGGCGGTTGGCCGGCCAACAACCGAAGACTCCGGACAACCGGGCGGCCCATGGAGCTGGGAACCGGGCCCAGACGCCTACAGCTCCAGCTGAGAAGAAGGCCACAGGAGGCTGGCGGGCCGGCCAGTGGCAGAAAAATCCGGAGACCCGGGCCCAGGAGGCTGAGAAAAAGTCTCCAGGTGGCCGGCGGGGCCGTCCACAGCAGAAGAGCCCTGAGACCCGGTCCCATGAGTCCACTGAGAAAAAGTCTCCAG
- the DNAJB2 gene encoding dnaJ homolog subfamily B member 2 isoform X2: protein MASYYEILDVPSNASPDDIKKAYRKKALQWHPDKNPDNKEFAEQKFKEVAEAYEVLSDERKRNLYDRYGKDGLSGAAGSESPWAGSGGFTFTFRNPEDVFREFFGSQDPFADFFDDLGPGHGMLHARAFFGFGSPFSGHPAFASAFSFSPGAHSLRSVTTSTAFVDGHRVTTRRIRENGEERVEVEEDGQLKSVLVNGIPDDLALGLELSRREQLQLTRQFPGPLPKPFHAVTLSDSEPSDEDEDMQLAMAYSLSEKEESEKKKKEAAVDKKEAAAAAMDKKEAAAAAVDKKDAAAAAEKKEVASVEKKEAASVEKKKEATPVAGRMGTQQPHPNPGNRAQTTTAPAEKKVMGGRLAGQQPKTPDNRAAHGAGNRAQTPTAPAEKKATGGWRAGQWQKNPETRAQEAEKKSPGGRRGRPQQKSPETRSHESTEKKSPGGQRDHQWWGHPETWAQHPGVGVTQEGAQRVASQSSLASEDKASRCAIL from the exons ATGGCATCCTACTACGAGATCCTGGATGTGCCTTCAAATGCCTCCCCTGATGACATCAAGAAGGC TTACAGAAAGAAGGCACTACAGTGGCATCCAGACAAGAATCCTGACAACAAGGAATTTGCAGAGCAGAAGTTTAAGGAAGTGGCAGAGGCCTATGAAGTGCTGTCTGATG agcgtAAACGGAACCTCTATGACCGCTATGGCAAAGATGGACTGTCTGGGGCTG CAGGTTCAGAATCTCCATGGGCTGGATCTGGTGGATTCACCTTCACTTTTCGAAACCCTGAAGACGTCTTCAGGGAATTTTTTGGGAGCCAAGATCCTTTTGCTGACTTTTTTG ATGACCTGGGCCCTGGTCACGGCATGCTGCATGCCAGAGCCTTTTTTGGTTTTGGGTCTCCCTTCTCTGGCCACCCAG CCTTTGCTTCAGCCTTTTCCTTCAGTCCTGGGGCCCATTCCCTACGTTCTGTGACCACCTCTACAGCCTTTGTTGATGGCCATCGAGTCACAACTCGAAG AATCAGGGAGAATGGAGAGGAACGGGTGGAGGTTGAGGAGGATGGGCAGCTGAAGTCGGTCCTTGTCAATG GAATCCCCGATGACCTGGCTCTGGGGTTGGAACTGAGTCGCCGAGAGCAGCTGCAGCTGACCAGACAATTTCCTGGACCTCTGCCCAAGCCATTCCATGCCGTGACCCTCTCGGACAGTGAACCCTCCGATGAAGATGAGGACATGCAGCTGGCCATGGCCTATAGCCTGTCTGAGAAGGAGGAatcagagaagaagaagaaggaggcaGCAGTGGATAAGaaggaagcagcagcagcagcaatggaTAAGAAGgaggcggcagcagcagcagtggaTAAGAAGgacgcagcagcagcagcagagaaGAAGGAGGTAGCATCAGTGGAGAAGAAGGAGGCAGCATCagtggagaagaagaaggaggctACACCTGTAGCTGGGCGGATGGGCACTCAGCAGCCGCACCCGAATCCTGGGAACCGGGCCCAGACAACTACAGCTCCAGCTGAGAAGAAGGTCATGGGTGGGCGGTTGGCCGGCCAACAACCGAAGACTCCGGACAACCGGGCGGCCCATGGAGCTGGGAACCGGGCCCAGACGCCTACAGCTCCAGCTGAGAAGAAGGCCACAGGAGGCTGGCGGGCCGGCCAGTGGCAGAAAAATCCGGAGACCCGGGCCCAGGAGGCTGAGAAAAAGTCTCCAGGTGGCCGGCGGGGCCGTCCACAGCAGAAGAGCCCTGAGACCCGGTCCCATGAGTCCACTGAGAAAAAGTCTCCAGGTGGGCAGCGGGACCATCAGTGGTGGGGACACCCTGAGACGTGGGCCCAGCATCCAGGGGTGGGGGTGACTCAAGAAGGGGCCCAGAGAGTGGCCAGCCAGTCCAGCCTGGCTTCTGAGGATAAGGCATCTCGCTGTGCCATCCTCTGA